From the Acidithiobacillus sp. genome, the window CATTTCGCCAACGAAGTGCAGCGGTCAGCGCAGGTAATTCTAAGCGAAGCCCGGCCTAAGCAGGTGACGGTGACGGCCATAGGGACCCACATCGGTTGTCGAGCACTGATACAACGTCATCTGGATAAGATGCCTGTGACGGCAGATGAACTCCGACAATGGGTAGAATCCACAGAACAGTTTCAGATGCGTCGACTGGATATCGTCGCTCGCAGACTCCAATCCGAGGCGGTGGAACTTAAGTCCTGGCGTTTGGTGAGGGTGGCAGGTTTGCGCCCCGGCTACTCTCCGGCTGTGGCAGCGCGCATCCAGGATTGGGTTGGTTAATCTATGGCTAGCATTCAAGTGTAGTATGGCAAGGAAGCTCCTTATTGCTGACTGGCCGTTTGGGCAAGGCGAACTAGCGACATTGCACTGGTTACGCTCACCTTATAGGGCTGGTGATGATCGTGGCTGGTGCGTCGACGCTGTATTTCGTGGCGTGGAAACTGGGAAAAGTCATGATATCTCTTTGCCGTGGGGCATGCTGCCATACCTCAGGCTGGGTATGCTATTCGAAAATGGCAGACCAAAAACACGATCTACAGATGCAGGACAAATATCTATTGTTCGCCTTTTCAATGACGCGAGATTTGGTTTGCGGCGTGTCGGGGGGGTTGTTTTAAAAAATCTCTACCCGCTTAATACACAAACAAATCTTGATGAGTTATGTATTAAGATTGAGAACGAAGATCAAATAATCTTGGTCCCATGCATAGAAATAGCAAGGTCATTTTTTGCACAATCTAGATTCTTATCTTATGCATTGTTGCAGCCGGACAGTTTCTCCGACTTTGTGCGGGCCTGGCACTCTGATGAAAAAGTGACTCTAGAATTTTCCAGTATAGTTCCTAAAAACATGATGAAATCAGATTTCATTATTTCAGTAGCAAAGATACTTTTTGATCAGGAATGGTCTGATAAATGGCGCGCTGTGTGGAGCCGGCGTGCAGCGAAGGCATTAAAAATAGACGATAGAAATTATCCAAAGTTAGAATGCTGGCCTCCTGTAGGACAGAACAGCAGTTGGAAGGTGCGCGGAGTCACTTGGAATAATCAGTTACTCGTCCTGGAGATATTGGGAACGAAATATCGTGGCAATTTACCTTTTCATGAAATTGAATACTCACACCCTAGGTTAAAAAAAGGGATGCTCGGAGATGAGCGCTCTGTGTCGGGATCGAAGCCTGTATCGGAGGATGCCGAGGACGAAACCCTCGTGGAGAATGTGGTTTCATCACCCAGTCACTTGGGTCGGCCCATCGTTCTTTACACAGAACGAGCGGAGCATTGCTGCTTGACCGTCGTCACTCCCCAGTCAGTACGAGAAAAGGTCGTAGTCATAAATAAACTGACAGGAGGCTCTGACCGGACCTCATCGACGGGTGACATGGGAACGAAAGCAATACGGCCTGTGAGTTTACAGGACGAAGGAAGCTGCGGCGACGTGGATGCCGGAGAATTTACAGGGGGCGATAAGTCAGGTGATATACCCCCTAATTTTAAAAAGTTGATCACCGCAATGGAATGTGTTCAGGAAGCCCACTTACGTTTGCAGTTTGAATATCAAATTGGTTTGGCAGGATCCAGGATTGGCGGGGGCGACGAAGAGCCTATAGAATATTTGCTGATCACGCTAAAATATGCGGATGCTACCGGCTATATACTGGATGTGGATCAGTCCACTGGGCAGGGCATTTCTACGGTGGTTTTCGAGCTGGTTAAGCCTGATGTGGTGGTGGACAAGATCGTTAGAAAACTGGTGGACGACTGTATTGCCGCTAATGGATTCCTCAGCAAGGAGCTTTTAAAGGGTCAAGCAGGGCGAATCCGATATGCGTTGGCTAAACATACGCAGACAGATGGCTATGAATATGGCTTGAGGTTGGTCAGAAAGCTGCCTGGTATTATGAAGCAAATAGGTGAGTTAAGCTTTTATTTTGGGGGTTGGTGATCCTGGGGTGGATAGCATCATTTCCCCGTAGGGCGTACGACTACTACTGTAATCCCTGCCCGACTAAAGTGGCGAGAGCGCATACTATAATAGTGGTAGCCCCTGAATCCCACACGTTTAGACCGCGCTTAGTATCCCTTTGCATTGTTCAGGATTTACCTGCTGCAGGAAAGCTATAGTGGGTGGACGATCCAGACGCAGCAGGCTTGGTCACATCGGTGAGGCGCGCGGCGGCGAAGGGGATGGGCTTCTCATGGCGACCGCCATCTCACAGTCAGTATACAACATTATTCTTCAACCGGCGTGCGCGTGAAATTTCTGAGTATACAACATTATTATTTTTTTCTGGAGCATGAAAAATTCCAACTTATTGACTATAAAAAGATTTCAAGTATACAACTATTTTTTATCTATACAGCACCCCCAGAGTATATGACAAGGATATGCGGGCAATCCTGGGATCCTCCACGGCCGAAACCGTTGGCCCGGCATCGCGTTATCAGATTGATGCCACCATCGCGGACGTATACCTGGTTTCCAGATACGACCGCACCATGATCGTGGGGCGACCCGTACTCTATATCTTGATAGACGTTTTCAGCAGAATGATTGCGGGCGTATACGTGGGCCTGGAAGGTCCGTCCTGGGTCAGCGCGATGATGGCGCTGACGAACGCCGTAACGTCAAAAGTGGCCTATTGCCGTCAGTTCGGTGTTGATATTCAGGACGCGGATTGGCCGTGTCAGGCCATGCCCGACGTCTTGCTGGGCGATAAGGGAGAAATTGCGGGCAAGACCATAGAGACGCTCATCAAGAATTATCAGGTGCACGTCGAGAATGCCGCACCGTACCATGCGGACTGGAAAGGCATCGTGGAACAGCGGTTTCGTTTGCTTCCCGCGCGTTTCAAGGCCTTTACGCCGGGCTTTGTTGCTCCGGATTACCAAGAGCGCGGCGCCAGGGACTACCGCCTCGACGCGACTCTCGATATAGACCAGTTCACCCGCATCATTCTCTACTGCATCCTGTATTACAACAATCAGCACCCGCTCAGTGAATATGAAAAGTCACCGGATATGATCGCCGACCGGGTACCGGAAATTCCTTGCGAGTTGTGGGAGTGGGGTGTTGCCCATCGTAGTGGCAGCTTACGCGCATTCGCGCCGGAAAAAGTCCAGTTGAGCTTGATGCCGAGCGACGATGCGACCGTCACCGCTACAGGAATCCGCTATGCGACCTGCTTTTACACCTGTGAAAAAGCGATGGAAGAGCACTGGTTCGAACGCGCACGCCAAAAGGGACGCTGGAAAGTTCGCATCTCCTATGATCCTCGCCACATGGACGAGATTTATCTGCACGAAGACGTCAAGCGCGGGAACTTTATCCCCTGCACGCTTACAGAGAAAAGCCGTCATCATCGGGGTCGAATGCTATGGGAAATTCTTCAGGTAAATGGCGAAGAGAGGCGAAGCCAAAGGAATCATGAGCCGCAAGCCCTTCGTGGCCGCATCAACTTGAATGAAAAAATTAAGGGGATCGTGAATGAGGCGGAAGCCATGCGATCGGAAGCACCCCCACCCTCTGGCAGCGCGCGTCAGCGGATAGGAAACATCCGCGAAAATCGTAGCAAGGAGAGTCAGGAAAACAGAAAGCGGGAGGCTTTCAGGATGCTTCCTCCCGGTGAGGAAGCGCCGGGAACTGCGGCAGTCCTGCCTTTTCCCAAAACAAAAGAGACCGACGATTATCGTCTCCCCGGGATAGCGGATATTATGCGCGGGCAACGGGAGGATCAGGGCGATGACGACCACGGCGGATGAGGACCTCACGTTGCCCGAATATCGGGATAACCCCTTTATCGCGAAATTGCCGCCTCCCATGTCCACGCATGATGCCTTGCTGGCCATGGCGGCTCCACCCGTCTTCAACGCGGCGGAGCGCGATTATCCCGCGCATCTGCGCGCCCATTGCATCTCGCGGCTTAAAGGCTATTTTGAGCCGCTGGAAACCCACCTCAGCCTGGAAGCAAAATTTGGCCTTCTGATCCGTCAAGGTTATCTGTGTCGCAACCCCACCACGGCTGACTATACCCGCCGCGTCCGGGAAGGCGCTACCCGGGTATTTGAAAAGGATCTCATGGCCGGCGGACGTTCTGTCCGGTCAACCGCGAGCAGTTTTGCGCTGATTGGATGTTCCGGCATTGGCAAAAGCTACGGCATGGCCAGAATATTGGAGTTATATCCGCAAAAAATTCACCATGCCGAGCCCCGCAGTCTCGACCAAGTGGTTTGGCTCAAGCTGGATAGTCCGCACAAAGGGTCGCCCAAGCAGCTTTGCATCAGCTTCTTTCGGAGCATGGATGACTTGTTGGGCACGCGTTATAGCGCGCAATTTGGGAGTAGCCGGCGATCTGTCGATGAGATGATGGTGCATATGGCGCATGTCGCGAACCTGCACGCATTGGGTGTGCTGATTGTCGATGAAATCCAGCACATTCGGGAAGCGCCAGGTACTGGGGCCGAAGCGCTGCTGAACTTCCTCGTGACCCTGGTGAATACCATTGGTATCCCGGTGATCCTCATCGGCACGATGGGCGCGCTGCCCCTGTTGCAGGGAGACTTCCGGCAGGCACGTCGCGCGAGCGGTCTGGGAAGTCTGGTTTGGGAGCGCATGGAGAACGAGCCGACCTGGAATTATTTTGTCGAGCGAATGTGGACCTACCAGTGGACGCGGGAGATATCGCCGCTCACCGACGAAGTCCGTCAGGTGTTATATGAAGAGAGCCAGGGGATTGTGGACGTGTTGATCAATCTCTTCATGATGGCGCAGCTGCGCGCCATTCAGCTCGGGGTTCTGAACCGTCGCCCTGAACGTATCGACGCTGGTCTGCTGCGACAGGTGGCTAGTGAGCACATGCGGCTTATCGCGCCCATGATCAATGCGTTGAAACGTGGGGATCGCGAGGCGATCGCACAATATGATGACATCCGCCCCATGCAGGACCAGGTTCTGCAGGTGTTCAGCGACGCGCTGAGTTGCATGCCAGGGCAACCTGTCCTCGCCACCCGCTCTCCGGTGGCTTCGGCCATGACCGAAAAGGCGGCAAGCACGAATCTGGATGTGCGCGGCATCCTTTTGCCTATTTTGGAACAGCTCGGGTTGGCTGGGGACATCGCGGAAATCCTGGTGGCGGAAGCCGAAACAGAGCATCCGGGCCTGTCTGCGC encodes:
- a CDS encoding transposase, which gives rise to MRAILGSSTAETVGPASRYQIDATIADVYLVSRYDRTMIVGRPVLYILIDVFSRMIAGVYVGLEGPSWVSAMMALTNAVTSKVAYCRQFGVDIQDADWPCQAMPDVLLGDKGEIAGKTIETLIKNYQVHVENAAPYHADWKGIVEQRFRLLPARFKAFTPGFVAPDYQERGARDYRLDATLDIDQFTRIILYCILYYNNQHPLSEYEKSPDMIADRVPEIPCELWEWGVAHRSGSLRAFAPEKVQLSLMPSDDATVTATGIRYATCFYTCEKAMEEHWFERARQKGRWKVRISYDPRHMDEIYLHEDVKRGNFIPCTLTEKSRHHRGRMLWEILQVNGEERRSQRNHEPQALRGRINLNEKIKGIVNEAEAMRSEAPPPSGSARQRIGNIRENRSKESQENRKREAFRMLPPGEEAPGTAAVLPFPKTKETDDYRLPGIADIMRGQREDQGDDDHGG
- a CDS encoding ATP-binding protein: MTTTADEDLTLPEYRDNPFIAKLPPPMSTHDALLAMAAPPVFNAAERDYPAHLRAHCISRLKGYFEPLETHLSLEAKFGLLIRQGYLCRNPTTADYTRRVREGATRVFEKDLMAGGRSVRSTASSFALIGCSGIGKSYGMARILELYPQKIHHAEPRSLDQVVWLKLDSPHKGSPKQLCISFFRSMDDLLGTRYSAQFGSSRRSVDEMMVHMAHVANLHALGVLIVDEIQHIREAPGTGAEALLNFLVTLVNTIGIPVILIGTMGALPLLQGDFRQARRASGLGSLVWERMENEPTWNYFVERMWTYQWTREISPLTDEVRQVLYEESQGIVDVLINLFMMAQLRAIQLGVLNRRPERIDAGLLRQVASEHMRLIAPMINALKRGDREAIAQYDDIRPMQDQVLQVFSDALSCMPGQPVLATRSPVASAMTEKAASTNLDVRGILLPILEQLGLAGDIAEILVAEAETEHPGLSALDLVGIITAKLRDRVPANPSKKPRKSTTSATKTAKTPLPVDAQDLRTIISAKKEGVSAYDALLAAGAVKPPMADLAS